attttttatttttatcttttttttaaaaaaaaactcctctcttcttgcaatttgctcagggttcagagggttaaagcaTTTTCCAATAAATCTCTTAAGAACTGTGTCTTGAGTTTGGCGCTCTCTTGTGGAAAGAAACAAACTGCAGAACTCCTGAACAGGCAAAGCTTTATTCAGGTGAATAATCATAAAACTCTAACTGCCTCGAACAACACTGAAGCTGGCTTTTATCTAATATGAAGTGCTGTCTATTGATGTACAGTGCACAGCTTTATTTGCTCTTGATGGTTTTAATGAATAAAGAATTATGAGTTCGACTCCTGAATGCCGCCCACGCTGAATCAtattaccatcatcatcaccatcatgtatcaaatatatttacaataaaacctcAGGACTGCTGACACACAATCGCAATCTTTGCATCATCACAGAGTCAAAGACAAGATAAATTCATCTGAATGTCAGACTGAACTGTAAATACAGAAGTGCACCTCTAATTTGAGGACTGGCCATTTACAATTTGGCGTTTACTATGAGACTACATTTTAATTGATGACTTACAGATTAGTATTACATTGTATGTCAGCACAGACAATCTTGCTTGTGCAGACACAATTATATAGGCATTTGTGCACTggaaatttagcttttttttttttcaatttgcaaacCAACACTTTTTTATGGAACAACCAatcggggaaaaaaaaggatggtgTCATTTGTCCAGATCTtaattttttatccattttaaattaattaaagccAATCAAATATGGAAAAACATTATCAATATTTGATTaagtcatattttaatattttttaatttgcagatgttttaaattaaCACCTGTGATGGATGTGCATTTAGAAATGTTCAGTTCTGATCATTATATAATAGCTTCCAAATTGACAAAAACTATCAAATGTTCAAACATTTGTACTTAAACATCTTATGAAAGCATGTAACATATTTCTGCCAGCAATATCAATGTGTTACTCCAAGAGCAACATGTTAACTTGACATTTTAATCCTATTTCAAGTACATTTCCTGACCATTTGTGAATTCAGCTCTATGCAAAGATTCAGTCAAAGACCAGAGTCAGTATTCCAGGACAGAGGCAAGTATAAACAGCGTTCCTGGAATTCCAGGGTTTCAAACTTTTCCGTGTTGGTCACTGGCTGAGGTCCTTGAGGCTGCGCAGTGAGTTGGCACAGCTGGTGATGAGGCTGCAGAGCTGGATACTTGATTCAAGGGAGGCTGAGCTCTGTAGCTGGTTAGTGGCCCAGCGAAGTTTGGTTAGAACAGCTTCCTCGGCTTCAAGCAGCACAGGTTGGAGGGCAGCGCTCTGTGGACTAATTGTGGGGCGAGTAGGTACCAAGACTGGGGTGGGAGTAGTAGTTGAAGGAGAAGGGACAGCTGGCGGAGGCAGGAGAGCTCTTCCCCCTGCAGCTGCCCCCTCACAGTGCTCCGGTCTGGGCTGAGGAACTGACACATTTGTCTGACTGCCGCTGGGGCCTGCATTGAGTTCAGGGGCCTGGGACGGTGCAGGGGACTGGGCTGCAAGCTGTCTCTCCCTCACTTGCGACAACGCTGCCTGCGCATTCAGAGCTGGATGGAGTGGAGGAAAAAGAGACATAGGAACAagcacataaaataatttacaaaaggCTTAAGGCAAAAAGAATAGAGCTACAGCGCCTTGAAAAAGTATTCATCCCCTTTggcatttttccccattttgttGCCTTACAGCCAGTATGGAAATGgattttatttgggttttttttgtaatcaaaCAAAATCCAGAGACTGTATCAAATGAACTTTACCACTTCTTCACCTCAGGCTGCAGACTCTCCCTCTGTGTTGCTGTCTGCATATTGACAACTGCTTGTACCAAAGAGTGGTGTGAGaatcaagagcactcactcaacagcaaaatctggggaccaaaacgtcccaaGATGTACACTGTAGAGCACActgatgagcaaaaaaaaaaaaaaaagactgctcaaTTTAAAGAATCTCAGTCAACTAAAGGGTATCTGACTGACTATTCGAATCTTCTCGTCATTCAGTAGATATAAACCGtttattctaaggtaacaaaaacatggtgaTTCTTGTTTTCAGCTTATTATGCGCTAAAGAAACcatacttttatatatatttatattacagTCCGTTTTTGCCAAAACAgctccctaaatcctacacacggGACCTTTGAATGTAAGCGTGTGCATACCGGGGTTGTCCTTGTCAACATCAGAGTCCAGCTCCTGACATGAGACACAgtagtttttgtgttgtttgtcctGGAGAAGAATTGTCTGGAGAcgcaaaacaaatatttcaacacACTGGTTACACCACTCCACCTTTCCTATAATATTCAGGTGCTACCACAACCGCAGCAAAGAAACCCACTTCACTCACCCCGCACACATCACAGGACTCTCCCAGCATCTTGTATCCTTTAAGCAGGTAGTCTCCCATCAGCTTGCTGATTTTGTCTTGTCTCTCCCTTCGAGCTTGGATCACCTTCATCTCTGCCTCTGTCGGAGGCTCCCACTCAAAGTCCTCGTCACCTGGGGTTAATAACAGAGTGCTGGTTTAATTCAACTGTATTCCACCTACAAAAACACTCTACTGCACTAGAATAATCACAAATTCCAGTTTTTGCTGtgataaaacatataaacaatCCTTAGCATTGCTGAaacgtgtgtgtatttgtggttCGTCTTTGTAATTACCTTTCCTACTTTATTTATTGATCTTTGCGTAACTATTGCACTTAATAAAACATTCGTGAACCACTTTTTTTGTCGTGGTGTTGTTTTAAATAGTGATTAACCGCATTGCTCTGCCAAGGAAATGATGATAAGCTAGCTAACAAACACACCGGGCTAACGTCAGCTAACGGTTATCTGCACGGTGGGAACGATACAtccctgtaaaaataaaattacacacGAGAATCAATGACTAcatacagggaaaaaaacagttcattAGCTACAGCACAGGTGTATGGGACAAATGTCAGATTAGTTTGTTTGTAAACTCAGAAGTTCACATACCTCCATTGAGAGCCATGTTGCTACCGAGCGCTACACGTTGTGCGCGATGACGTCAGCGCCGTCAAGCGTCGTCTTCATCCTCTTTGAGGTTTTACGGCAGTTAGGCCGCTTTACTGCCTGCTGTTGTATTCTTCAATGTTCTTTttcataaatcatttaaatgaatgaatgcagaATTAATATGAGCAATAAATCCGTAActtattatatatatgtcaaGAATTAACTCATTATTGTGAAATAAGATTTGtaataaaatgctaaaagagTTAAATTTCCTTtacaaaagtttgcatttatttctgaGTAACAATAATAgcaaaataatttgattatagAAATGATTCATAGCAATTGACGGATAAGAATTAGTAGTTTAATATAGTTGTATTAGTGCTGCACTTTTTAATGTGTAaagattttttgataaattgaattagtattactattatttcagtgtttagtGTTTATATTCTTTGCattgtatttactcttattggtgtgggttgttatttttatgtttgttcttttaattgtttctttCTCTATTTCTCATTATCATATGACTTCCTTAATATGCTTTGCCTTAGATCtatttctactttaaattttatctggttttattttgcattattttttgggctCATATTGCCTCTCCCTTTCTGCAtgtcaaagcactttataaactctgttttaaaggtgctgctattataaataaagttattattattattattattattattattattatattttagatCTTCAGGATTTTATAATGAGTcatgatttgtgtgttttagcagCAGAAATCACAGTCACTTTATTCAAAAAATCTCGTAAGAAGCTAAAACCAGGTTCTTCAAATTGTTTTAGTATCAGTCATGTGCTTCATATTTTGTGTCCCCATAACATCTTAGGTTTAATGACTAATAACAAATTGCACCATAATTACAAAATGTCActtgcattttgtgggacaAGTGACCGACAGCAGTGTTGACCAATGCAATGTACCAGTCCATTAATGGAAACAACTATTGGAAGACtccagtaaaaaaagaaaatctgcttGAATTGGCAGAAACGTATCACACACACCacaataattctgtttttacaatagttttattgtattatagGTTACTCAACTTGACGTCAAAATCACACTGTAATGAGATACATTTCACAGAAGGAGAAAGTGCCACTGAGAGAAACAAATGAGCGTACCACTAATCCAAAGCGCAGTGGCTTTATGGGCTTCCTCCCTCTCTGAAGTGAAGTGCAAGGGACCTTTATTTAAAACGTAATTCTACTTAAGTCTTTGGTCTCTAAATGTTGCATGCTACTTTGTAGTTAGAATACTTCCTCTACGAagctaaaatgacataaattaaacaactaaaacaagcacacaaaatCTGTGAGAAGATTGTTACATCTGTACGTATATCCTTGGCGTGCTGAAAAGATATAATTCTTTTCTGTTGTTCAGTTATTGTTGTGTGGATTAATTACACCGTCACATCCTTCTTcttattctttgttttgtgtcacttcctctcattgttttgggggggtttcTCCTGAACCTCCAGGGTAACATCCTCTCTGGGAAGAAGCAAACACAAAGATAAGTTAACTATACATACATTGTgagaacaaaattaaaacaatcagTACATGAAAGTGTTTCAGCATTAAAGCACATCCacaaatgtgcaatattatGCATTTAATTGCCTTATGATCACTGAACTGCATTTGTTGTAGCATATTATGAAGGGGAATATGATATTATTTATGGtcatagtatgattttttttacaatatacaataataaaaactatgtAGTGCTTAGCCTTGTGCAGTTGTGGAAAGGTaaccaaatatatttatttaagatCTGTACTATTAAAtctaaacattaaaatgctgttggTGATGAAAACAGAATCACCACTCTTCCACCACTGGCCTTATAATGTCCTTTACTGTAATATAGTCTGTATAAACCTCACCTTTACTATGGGGGagtttttttccactgtaagaaaagaacattaaaaatagGTTAATAGAAACATCTGAATACTATCACCTAAAtgcctaaaaaacaacaacaacaataactcaccaaataattttatttgctAACTGCTGCAATAAATCTCAACAATTTTTAGGGTGAAAGCTCCTAAAATAAAAACGACTTTATACTTACGCAGATGTGCAGTCTTTACTCTGCTCAGTTTGGAAGGCAGGTTGAtgtgaagaaaagaagaaaataataggATGAGAGAGGGAAATAATTAGAGAAACCAACAGGTGAATTTCAGTGAGATAGTGTAAAGACAAAtctggtgtttgtgtgagaaaaaaataccttcAGGTTTGGGGTGCATGAGATTTAATGGCAGCTCCACTGTGACGTCgctgaagagaaaacaaaccaaccaatcAAAACAATACAAGTGATTTGTGATTAATACTTATTGGCTGCAGTGGCTGTGATATCATTATAAATAAACCTAACTTACCTGGCAGTAAGGCCACCCAGCAGACTGTATGAAGATAGCAGAAACTGAGTTAAtgttattcttaaaaaaaataacaaataattttcCGTTCATCAAAAAACAGGAGTAGATTCTTACCCTCCTCCGGCCACCATGAGGTTAATTTTAATCTTGTAGGAAACCAAGATTCCCAACACATCTTTTTCTACACCCGGCCGCAGCCTGTGGAGGAGAGGAATGAAAAGGAATGAAGGGATTGGAAAGTTTAAATCCGTAAAGTTACTTTAGAAAAACCATTTTAAGACATTGTGAAGCATTGCAAGAAGAGCTGCCTGAGTTCAAAGCAAATCCTGCTTTAGTCTGCCCGCTCTCATTGTGCACTCACATAGTGGTGGAGGCCAAGTTAGTGTCCTCATCCTTCAGTCGTCCGTCCAGTGCGAGCCCCCTCTTCTCCTTGTTTTCAGACAGCACGGGGGTGATGGTCAGCGTGTTCTCGTAGGTGCCGCCGGACTCCACTGTCTCTCTGTGAGGgataaagcacaaacacataTGTAAACGTCCATGTATGATACtttctgcttcatttttgttgcattgGTTCTCAGTTTTCTCTCCACCTACCCAAACTCTTGGGTGAGTACAGCTTTGGTGTATTTGTCTGCTGAGTAGAGGACGATGTCTGTGGTTTGGTCCACTGCGGGAAGACGGAAATTGAACGTTAGGCGATGTCATGCTCTTAGTCACAGTTATATTAAATAAAGAGTGTACTCACCAGTGATTTTGAATTTCTTGACTGTTTTGTTGCTCTCGttgttgattttgattttgattgggATTGATTCACCGTGGAAGTAGAGCTACAGTCAAAACAAGGAAACATAGTCTTAGTCTGCATGCAAACTCACTCCTAAGACATTAACAAATAATTAGAACAGCTGAGAAATggcactttaaccctttgaaacctgggcgaattggtttgatttcttgaaaaaatatgGGGTAGGTAACATAAGGCAACAAGAGATTActagaaaataacctgaaaataatctaaaataagTTGCTTCTACTGCTATTGCTGctgatactactactaataataataaacatttctggacatttttctgcagtttttgtttttttttttgttttctttttctaaattaattttcaggtcaatttttttatcactcattaatttttatcactcattaccaatttcttgcattttgtgggacatctTTTGCTaggttgctcactgcctttccctacatgttttcaaaagatatcaaaccaatttgctcaggtttgaaagggttaaacaatacAGTTTTTGGTACTGTACATCTTTTTCCATTGAAGCTTCTACGTGAACGGGCTTGTCGGACATCATGAAGCTTTTGCAGAGGTCAGCCTTGGGCCCGGCGCCCACCTGAGAGGGGGCATACTGGATTTTACGAATGATAAGGCGAGCTGTGTCCCTGTGGGGCGGAGTGGGACAGAGGAGAGGTGTTATTCAGgcaaatggttaaaaaatgaaagacaatgGTAAAAATGATTATTCCACCCACTTCTTGTCAACCTTCTCATCAGGGTTGCACTTTTCACTGGCAAGGTAAACTTTGACCTCAAAGTCAACGCCACAAGCCTGTgaagtaaaattaaaacattggCAGCCATTACAACGAAAACAGGCAACAGTTGACACTCTTGATTGTGGGATATGGAGAGTTGAATTGTGcagatttgcatgtttttaccTTTCCCTTGTCATCTGGTCCAGGCTGCAAAGCGACTGAGCATGGCAGGTTGTTGGGGAtctagacacacacaaagaagaacAGTTATTTCACATCAGAAATCCACACTTATGCCTAACAGTAACtattaaaaggttaaaatacagGTGTTTCGTCCATAACCCagactgtaaaataaacataatttcaactGAAACACAAAAGGTAGAACTTGTGGCTGAACGGGTTGAGGTCTTAAAGTCTTCACGCTTGTGTCTGAACATGTTGTCGTACCTCAAAAGAGAAAGGTTGTGAGTTGTCTCCCGCCTTCGTCAACAGAGTCTCATGCATGGGGCTCAGAGCGGGCTTCTGGTTATCAGGGTAGATCTGGACGTGCTGGATCCAGATATCCTTCCTGAAGCACAGGCCCATCACATCCAGGTCATCGCTGCCGTAACGAAAGGCACATGCCAGCTGCACAAACACTGTCATAACATAACAGAACATGCATAATGGCATTACGCTATTGACTTGAGAAGGTTTTTTAAGagcatttaaaatgaaacttcTTTTTGTTACCTTTCCTGTCTCCAAATTCTGCTGTGTCCAGCTTTACAACACCATCTGAAAAGTTAAACGTGAAGACAATATTCAGTTATCATCCTTACTATACAACAGCGcacttgcgcacacacacacacacacacaaacacaaggagGAACGTACCAACTTTGTCCACTTTGTCCACGTGGTCCACATAGTCTCTCTTCCCCAGGTAGAGGGTCAGCTGTCAGGCAGAAGGAAGTGAAAACAGTTGAGTGTTTGAGTCCCTGTTGACAGTAAGTTTAAGTTTTCAAGTGTGTTTTAACTCCAGACAAATCAAGAAGTGAAACTTACCCCTCCGCTTTTGCTGGTCTTCTTGAAAACcctgtgaaaaaagaaagaggaacaTCATAATGTCTAATTAAGAATCCTTAATTCCTCATCCACTGACAGAGTAAGTGTCTGGTTTGGCCAGATAAAATAATGATTAGTTTTAGACTCTGAAGGTAATGTATGTTGCTTTGCAAGCAGCAGAAGGGCCAGTAATCCCTTATTCCCTTTTATCCAGTTAGGGACAGCTAAGTGTGGAGCAGCTTTACCTCATCATGCCCGGATTGAGAGGCTGGCCCAGGTGAGGAGAGCCAGAAATGGTGTGGCAGGGTTCCTAATTGGCTGATTACCTGTGTTACTGTCTGAGACCACATTTGAACCGACGCTTTAAGCGACTTAACCTTTACAAAccttaaataaatactttaaaactaCTCATGATTTCTGAGAGTTGGCTGACCCTGGGTCAAAGCTTGTAGCTCTGAGTACAGTTTTAAAAGCAGGTTTCAGCTTTTTCAAGCAACAATAGTAacttttatatgttgtttttagggaGTTACTATGCACAATAATAACAGAAAGCCCTCTTAATCttaaactttgatattttttttgtttgtagtgGGTGAGATTGAAGTAAGAGAACTTCCTTTAGGGACACAAAGAAATcaacaaaggaaaacaatgcTTACTTTGCCATCTCTGGAAGAGCTTTAGAAGTTTtctgtggagaaaaaagaggaaaaaaatgtgactttagGTTATTAGGGGGTCACAGTATCAATCAGATGTTGTAGTTAAGACATAGATCCTTCACCAACTGTCAGCTTTGTGGCAGCCGgagcaatgttttgttttcagggcATTGAAGGTTAATCCTTTGTGATAAGATTATACCATCAGTGTTAGTGCTCCTGGCTTGTCCGTTATTCTGTATCTGCTAACTGACCCCCGGTCCAACACACACAGGCCTCACGCCAAACTCCAGGCCAGATTTACACGACACTCACGATTATGTCACAATGTGCTCCCTCCAACGTAACAGCAGTACCAAAGCTGATGCCTGTTTGAGCTCATCAAGGACAGTTAAATGGATAAAACCCCATTCAGTAACTTGCTGTAGTATTCTTGGACTTGATGAGACACTAACATTAACCCTCTATCGTTCTGTAATAAGGATTATCAATGAGAGTTTATGAGAGGTGTAAGCATTTGATTATTTATGCTGATGAAAAATTCAACTGC
This genomic window from Plectropomus leopardus isolate mb chromosome 13, YSFRI_Pleo_2.0, whole genome shotgun sequence contains:
- the arr3a gene encoding arrestin 3a, retinal (X-arrestin) — its product is MMRVFKKTSKSGGLTLYLGKRDYVDHVDKVDKVDGVVKLDTAEFGDRKVFVQLACAFRYGSDDLDVMGLCFRKDIWIQHVQIYPDNQKPALSPMHETLLTKAGDNSQPFSFEIPNNLPCSVALQPGPDDKGKACGVDFEVKVYLASEKCNPDEKVDKKDTARLIIRKIQYAPSQVGAGPKADLCKSFMMSDKPVHVEASMEKDLYFHGESIPIKIKINNESNKTVKKFKITVDQTTDIVLYSADKYTKAVLTQEFGETVESGGTYENTLTITPVLSENKEKRGLALDGRLKDEDTNLASTTMLRPGVEKDVLGILVSYKIKINLMVAGGGLLGGLTASDVTVELPLNLMHPKPEE
- the znrd2 gene encoding protein ZNRD2: MALNGGDEDFEWEPPTEAEMKVIQARRERQDKISKLMGDYLLKGYKMLGESCDVCGTILLQDKQHKNYCVSCQELDSDVDKDNPALNAQAALSQVRERQLAAQSPAPSQAPELNAGPSGSQTNVSVPQPRPEHCEGAAAGGRALLPPPAVPSPSTTTPTPVLVPTRPTISPQSAALQPVLLEAEEAVLTKLRWATNQLQSSASLESSIQLCSLITSCANSLRSLKDLSQ